The Lysobacter gummosus genome includes a region encoding these proteins:
- a CDS encoding S8 family serine peptidase yields the protein MKQTRLAGAMCVALATMCVAGATQAENATGAKRVWIQFKETPAAVPKLSTDPKAMLDQIAAIVGQAHERMNANVRGVNARLAQRKFGQAKQHYLFEGLNKAVLTLPSAAAMEDLRKDPSVESIEIDPERYLLAQDTPWGVNQIQASATWDADGDGAIDAGAPTGEGIKVCVIDSGLKRSHEDLAGVAITGINNPNATEGWDTDTCGHGTHVAGTIAAANNDTGVVGVSPGKVALHIIKRFAGAGCKQASYASDTVAGVKQCEAAGAKVVNMSLGGAISSSTEKRELQAAADRGVLVVAAAGNWALSGAPSLFGTTPPNPLGYPASYPSVLSVASVDVNNQRAPDSEFNSEIDLAAPGVGVRSLGLAKSEPLLVGNSSMPADVFTGSAGTSASAGWVDGGLCKASSATFKNKVVLCQRGEINFGVKASNAKSGGALGVVIYNNVDGQLSAGLFNASGTAITLTIPVVGISKADGEAILARMAGQVATVDGKLTVNDSSYAYRSGTSMASPHVAGAAAVVWSARPTATAQQVRNALLTTAKDIDVAGRDDNTGWGLVQIKAAIEELKRAP from the coding sequence ATGAAGCAGACCAGGCTGGCAGGTGCGATGTGTGTGGCGTTGGCCACGATGTGCGTCGCGGGTGCGACGCAGGCCGAAAACGCTACCGGCGCGAAGCGGGTGTGGATCCAGTTCAAGGAAACGCCGGCAGCGGTGCCCAAGCTGTCCACCGACCCCAAGGCGATGCTCGACCAGATCGCCGCGATCGTGGGCCAGGCGCACGAACGCATGAACGCCAACGTGCGCGGCGTGAATGCGCGGCTGGCCCAGCGCAAGTTCGGCCAGGCGAAGCAGCACTATCTGTTCGAAGGGCTCAACAAGGCGGTGCTGACCCTGCCGTCGGCCGCGGCGATGGAGGATCTGCGCAAGGATCCTTCCGTGGAGTCGATCGAGATCGATCCGGAGCGCTATCTGCTGGCGCAGGACACGCCGTGGGGCGTCAATCAGATCCAGGCCAGCGCGACCTGGGACGCCGACGGCGACGGCGCGATCGACGCCGGCGCACCGACCGGCGAGGGCATCAAGGTGTGCGTGATCGATTCGGGCCTCAAGCGCTCGCACGAGGATCTGGCCGGGGTCGCGATCACCGGCATCAACAATCCCAACGCCACCGAGGGCTGGGATACCGACACGTGCGGCCACGGCACTCACGTCGCCGGCACCATCGCCGCGGCCAACAACGACACCGGCGTGGTCGGCGTGAGCCCGGGCAAGGTGGCGTTGCATATCATCAAGCGGTTCGCCGGTGCCGGCTGCAAGCAGGCCAGCTATGCCTCCGACACCGTCGCGGGGGTCAAGCAATGTGAGGCCGCCGGAGCCAAGGTCGTCAATATGAGCCTGGGCGGGGCGATATCCTCGAGCACCGAGAAGAGAGAATTGCAGGCGGCGGCCGATCGCGGCGTGCTGGTCGTCGCGGCGGCCGGCAACTGGGCCTTGTCCGGAGCGCCCAGCCTGTTCGGCACCACCCCGCCGAACCCGCTGGGGTACCCCGCGTCCTATCCCAGCGTGCTGTCGGTGGCGTCGGTCGACGTCAACAACCAGCGCGCGCCGGACTCCGAGTTCAACAGCGAGATCGACCTGGCCGCGCCGGGCGTGGGCGTGCGCAGCCTGGGCCTGGCCAAGAGCGAGCCGCTGCTGGTCGGCAACTCCAGCATGCCGGCCGACGTCTTCACCGGTTCGGCAGGTACCAGCGCCAGCGCCGGTTGGGTCGACGGCGGTCTGTGCAAGGCTTCGTCGGCTACGTTCAAGAACAAGGTCGTGCTGTGCCAGCGCGGCGAGATCAATTTCGGCGTCAAGGCCAGCAACGCGAAATCGGGCGGCGCGCTCGGCGTGGTGATCTACAACAATGTCGACGGCCAGCTCAGTGCCGGACTGTTCAACGCCAGCGGGACGGCGATCACCCTGACCATTCCGGTGGTCGGCATCAGCAAGGCCGACGGTGAAGCTATCCTGGCCCGCATGGCAGGACAGGTCGCCACGGTCGACGGCAAGTTGACGGTCAACGACAGCTCGTATGCCTACAGGAGCGGTACCTCGATGGCGTCGCCGCACGTGGCCGGCGCGGCCGCGGTCGTGTGGAGCGCACGCCCGACCGCGACGGCCCAGCAGGTTCGCAATGCCTTGCTGACCACCGCGAAGGACATCGACGTTGCCGGCCGCGACGACAACACCGGTTGGGGCCTGGTCCAGATCAAGGCCGCGATCGAGGAGCTCAAGCGCGCGCCGTAA